ctatcaagataaaaaaataatatcaaaatcaaattacaggatgttatttatgtagtttgatcattttcctcgactggtcatgtggtttattttatttttttacatatgtagcatcatttacaaagatacaaagaatagcTATtgagacatctagtggacacatttagaacagcagtttctttcttttaaaaatttcggctcatttttatacttagcaaaatcATCTCGCgggtcggataaaacctgttcgcgggccgggccgtacgtttgacaccactggttTAAAGTTAGGAGCTCAGTCACAAATCCAATtaggctcgtaagttgaggtactactgtataatAAAATACTCAATCAAATTAACAGCTTTATCCCAGTGTCCTGTAAAGTTATCCACTCTTCattatcaaaaaatattattttttttaagcattaGAAAGGAATAGATGAAAAAACTAAACACCGATAATCAAATATGTCATTTTTTGTTGAGAAAACAATGACAAATGTGTGAATGAGCCCAAATCGCCAACATTTGTGTAAGACAAGTCCTGAAGAGGGATGCTGCTGTACACTATGTCGCAGACAATACCGCTGGTCACAAACAATGATAATTCACCTCTAAAAAGCTATTTTTATTGGGAAGACTCAACATGAACGTGATAGGAGTACAAATAGTGAAAGAGTCGCCCCATTAAAGCACATCATAAAAAGAACATGTATACATAATATTCCATCCGAAGCACACAAGCAATGAGTCTTAGATAGTAAAACTTTTTGCATCACGGTCTGTAAAGACTAAAGACCTTTTCACACTCATCATATTGGCACTGCAAATGATTCGCCACTTCACaagatttaacattttattcatagaAATTTCCCTAGTTTAAAGAGGTATTAatgtatttttagtcattgacttaaCATCATAATTCTAACTTTAGCatgaatgattaccgtattttccggactataagccactacttttttccaatgctttgaatcctgcggcatataaaacagtgcggctaatttttagatttttctttgctaacggccataatgtttttgtatttaccaaATCGTTTCCATATTACACCGACAGAGACTGAAAAGGtgagttattgtttgtgctatggtgccatcttttagacgagttcgctcactgcaggttgaCTATGTACCGGAAGaataatcgtccatagcgttactACTTGAAAGGATTCTTTTATCACCCCAAGCAATGttggcaagttttacaatataactaaaacaattcatacttactaaacagtcccatgtgtgatgtatgtaggagtgttttcatgcatttttatttgagctatcgtaatgtaatcaagctaacgtcgttagcattagcgaatatgctaacacatttacaactgTCTGTtagtaatatttttttgtattgtttcagtttggtaaattcaccaaaacgttaccgtggagttattgagtctgtttagctgattgaagagctagctaccgcagctagtgggtcatgACGATGAATTTTGTTTTGGTTGATCaattgttttactgccgtgttacagacactgtttggaaacaataaaggtatataaataaacatttaaaaaatatggtTCATAttcgtaaaaatatttttttcttctaaaaataATGGTTGCggcttaaaggtgccatatgtaataatttcatgccaagttatcattaaatggtcctgatatgtcaaaaggcattaataaatcatgttcttttcgaatacctttagaactgataacggtagttcagccgggatatgctcacttccaaattagatttacagccccgaaatcttgttatcgttttcatttcgatgtcccgccctctaccgtttgaccaattagaaagtcagtgagtgagtcacatccaggttgccagttacgcaccgccctcttcgtctagctactgccactggtaaagttactaaacatgtcagaccttagtaaatctaaaaggcgtcatcACGatcctcaacttattcatgacaaagccaggaacaaaatgagaATTTGTAtctgggatgcctttgaaagatgacgACGACTGAAGTGGGAGAAGatgttttcatctgacgccaaacttgcgaatttcctccttgataggtaagtcaggcatttacgttttcttattacttgtaataaatggaaatggacattttgtatgtaaactatattgtccaatacagtctatgatgtcTAATAAAGCTAGtaaagtcgtgatcaaaagtttacatacacttgtaaagaacacaatgtcatggctgtcttgagtttccaatcatttctacaactcttattttttttgtgatagagtgattggagcacatacttgttggtcacaaaaaaattcatgaagtttggttcttttatgaatttattatgggtctactgaaaatgtgaccaaatctgctgggtcaaaagtatacatacagcaatgttaatatttgattacatgtcccttggcaggtttcactgcaataaggcgcttttggtagccatccacaagcttctggtaaattttttgaccactcctcttgacaaaattggtgcagttcagctaaatttgttggttttctaacatggtcttgtttcttcagtattgtccacacgtttatgtcaggactttgggaaggccattctaacaccttaattttagcctgatttagacattcctttaccacttttgacgtgggtttggggtcattgtcctgttgaaacactcaactgtgcccaagacccaacttccgggctgatgattttaggttgtcctgaagaatttggaagtaatccttctttttcattgtcccatttactctctgtaaagaccacagaactttctccaagaaggtcttatatttgtccatgtgatgtcagatgaaacaaaaattgagctgtttgacacaatacccaacaatatgtttggaggagaaaaggtgaggcctttaatcccaggaacatcattcctactgtcaagcatggttcaaggttcaagggtttttattcgtcacatgcagagtacaccacagtgaaatgtttttttccatgctcttcagatattgcgtacagtgggatccaaacactagttgctgaatctaatacactaaatacaaaaatacaacaatttgaatagctctgatgtacattaattacaagacaataagttgcacaatactGTAAGTTCCAGTAatttggtggtggtagtattatgctctgggcctggtttgctgccaatggagctggtgctttacagagagtaaatgggacaatgaaaaaggaggattacctccaaattcttcaggacaacctaaaatcatcagcccggaggttgggtcttgggcgcagttgcaggacaatgaccccaaacacacgtcaaaagtggtaaaggaatggctaaatcaggttagaattaaggttttagaatggccttcccaaaagtcctgacttaaacgtgtggacaatgctgaagaaacaagtccacgtcaaaaaaccaacaaatatagctgaactgcaccatttttgtcaagaggagtgctcaAAAACTCAacaagaagcttgtggatggctaccaaaagcgccttattgcagtgaaacttgccaagggacatgtaacaaaatattaacattgctgtacgtatacttttgacccagcaggtttgctcacattttcagtacacccataataaattcataaaagaaccaaacttcatgaatgttttttggcaccaacaagtatgtgctccaatcactctatcacaaaaaaataagagttgtagaaattactggaatctcaagacagctatgacattatgttctctacaattgtatgcaaacttttgatggTGACTGTATGTTCGTGCAATGAATActtaggagcgaagcaccatcacactagtgtAGCTTAGCATGCTTGCccagtcaatgacacatcgacaacagtgaaatatatgaaatatatacctgttagcctgtatgtcgatgtgtcatccaactgacagggcaaaatttATTTTTCGATATTTtgccctatgtggatatgggtagtgtcagtgcctttttgttctcaatatgctgatacgctgaggaaatgtgttccaacattagcacggctatttgctttttctggtactgtatgtgcatcaggcatatatggggtggtatttggcACAATATCATGCATTACATGTCAGGATTTTTTACTTGGTGTATTGACatgatagtaggctatatgatttctGCGTAACGTGGTTTCTGcataacgtgggttggctcatagaattgcactctgcactgaaagatggtgatgtgcgtacatggaagagaatgcagtgcgtcaggttggatgcaacatggagttatgcagAACCAAATGTGGCAGTAATTTTACTGTtagccttggcttgccatcaaagtaggcctatgcgatatataatatatattattatgtataatTATCCGTGTGGTCAAActcgacattttagcagggtaatgccaacaatctgtcccgactcccgacaaAAATatcgctgcgtaactttacaaatacatttggctaatccaCATCAGTGAAAGATGGCATAATTTCttcgtaaaccatcttgcaagaagcataaacaagagaaacctacagcctAGGACTCGTcgtttgccatttgaagttccttggattgGGATTCGGctgtgtatctggcaacctcagtcatggagagaggGAGGAGACTACATAATTTTTGACCGTGACTACATTATTACATACAGTATGGCACCTTTAaataccggtgtgctctatagcccggaaaatacggaatATTTTGTCTATtcaagtttaaaaatgttaaaattgagaaaataactattcaaataagatattttggttttctaTACATAGACAATCttctttaaagattctgcaacatccccaGGATACTTAATTTAACTGCAgattgaataatgcttgttttcaaaataaaatacgtaTTTCtagcttaaaagggaactgcacttttttgggaattttgcatatcgttcacaatcattatgaaagacatgacgatgaatgtattttagaaaaaatgcattctaaatattaagtaaatgcgatcaaaagtctgttaATAATGGAgccttaatatttacatattttgatcatttaaagcaTATGCATATGTTAAAAAAGGCATCACAATGTTCGCTTATTTTTAAcagcatcactgattattactgactgcagactttatgagagccaacaaacataataaaacatcacttactgtacgaggTCTGCAgtcactaggatgccgactgccgggatgttcacatattcccatttagatgaagaatgacccataatcctcacaaagaaaaaggGGGCGGTGAATCCAAgcgtgatctagaataaacttatagGAAGCAAGGAAACATCTCGCCAGTCAATCATGTCGAAATtgtacacaagcttgtgatcactgcGTTGCCATAGTTAGtcagcgttagcgcttataataacaatatcactgttaatattcaaatcactaaatggagtattgttggagcTTTTCTGATGGTTAtttgattttatgggcggaatagtggagctacCGTTGGCTCCACAGTAAGCGTACTAGAATTTACGTGTAttcacaaattagaatgcattttaaaatatcCATTCGTCGTCAAGTCTTTCATACTGATTGTGatggataggcaaaataaaaataaaaagtgcagttttacTTTAAacgtcctgctaatttctagatatacaaatcttaatttaggatgtcttgcCAAGTAAAataactagctgcatggacataatttcactagtttttagtatttgatTCCCTTACATTGTTAGctcttttttttgcagtaggtataAATATCATATATTGGCGCTCTTATCGGTTTATTGAACCATTCTTTTTCCAGGGTGGTATGCTTGTAtattggtgttttgtccttacgTTTATGAGATCATATCTGCTGCAAGAAGACTAAAATCAGCAGTCAAACATATTGCATAGACACAGATCATAGTGACAAAAAAGGTGGGGAAACAAACGCATGCATTGAAAACACCCAGAATAGGTTGGATGACAAAATCCAAGAAACGACTGCATCCCAGCATccaaaggctgggtacaccctggactggttgccagccaatcacagggcgcgtataccgtatttttcgggttataagtcgctccggagtataaatcgcagcggccgaaaatgcataataaagaaagaaaaaacatatataagtcgcactaaagtataagtcgcatttttgggggaaatttatttgataaaacccaacaccaagaatagacatttgaaaggcaatttaaaataaataaagaatagtgaacaacaggctgaataagtgtacgttatatgaggcataaataaccaactgagaacgtgcctggtatgttaacgtaacatattatggtaagagtcattcaaataactataacatatagaacatgctatacgtttaccaaacaatctgtcactcctcatcgctaaatcccatgaaatgttcttcctcggtgtcgcttctaaacaactctgccaactccaaaggtagacaatgcgccgcttcctcttctattggtacctctagtctcttacgtgaatgagataaataaaattatttgatattttacggtaatgtgttaataatttcacacataagtcgctcgagagcataaatcgcacccccggccaaactatgaaaaaacactgcgatttataatcgaaaaatacggtaattgcatcCCTTCATTCTTTAACGCCTCCTTCAACATGTACAGTGTTTGGCAGACAGTATGTAAACCAGGATTTAGGTAAAATAGCCCTCAGTCTGTAAATAACAGTCGATACATTGTGTATTTTACGTGTACAATTTGACAAAAACATCAACCAGATTTGAGAATTCCAACTCGCGCATAGTAATTCAATGCTAAAACTGCTTCTGCTCGTCAGCTGCAGTGTCACACCTGTGTGCTGATGGCTCCAGTGTTAGAGTAGAAATCAGGTGTTCTGCTCCGCCGGGCCTCTCTCAGCAGGGAGCCTCGGCCGGTTGGCAGCGGCATGACCAGAGCCTGGTTCTCGTAGTGCGTGGGCATGTAGGTAATGCGCTCGCCACCATTCCGCATCTCATCGCTGGTGCGGAGGAAAAAGGGGGAGTCGTAGGGGGAGCAGGTGGGGCAGTAGCGGCTACGCCCCGCCGCCGCTTTCCCGGCTTTGGAGGTGGCCGGCGGATCTGGCGGGGAAAGCGACAGCGGGGTGTCGATGGGGCCGTCCAGGCCGGAGACGCCGCATGCGTTGCATTCAAAGTGCTGCAGGGAGTTGGAGCTACTGTCAGACCCATTCTTCTTACAGCAGTAGTACTGTAAACAAATAAGCAACATAACAACATAAAAAGATACAATTTGTGTTAcaatatccatcccatccatccattttctaccgcttattccctttggggtcgcggggggcgttggagcctatctcagctacaatcgggcggaaggcggggtacaccctggacaagtcgccagctcatcgcagggccaacacagatagacaataattgtttctaaattatcacaaaaactttgtgttacattgaggttctggtgagaagacaaaagctgtctttgaaacctaccaagagtaaggctcggaaaactccactgtgtagggggaaagcaagatgaaggtgtttctgttttctctcatgtatggtaatcaacagaaagatattgttctaacccaagaacTTTAAAGCGGAGAGAttgcaggatctgcccaatttccagacgaactctttttgaactattttatggacctctttttgaagtattttacgaactgttattgaactattttacgaactctttttgaactgaccttttctgtgaactttttgcgacctttgtcctttggaaacagcggtggccatgtggtcggggagggtccaaaattaAAGAAGGAAGCCTGCAATCTTTTGGCacagcgtgctgagatactgcacaagggtacagtgtacagacaactctcctcaatattgagtccgaattgaattctgtctcggtttaattctttgcctcttgtcttgtttaatagatgtcatcagtgtttgaacctgacaaattgGTCATTAGGAATGTGCATAGAATGTTTATTCACTCTATGGGAGGGACAAAAAGTGAGCGGAAAACATAAAAAGCGAAATAAAGTTATTtagaaattagggctgtcaaggaTAACGTTTTTCAGAATGCTATTAATCACATAAAAAAGGTTGCATTCATCTTTTATAAACGTAGATTAATCACGTAACTTGCATTTaagcaaaacattaaaaaaatattgtgtataacattctgacaataaaattttaTGTGTGAAAATATTGTTCTTTTTATTCAGTTATTGAAATTttgcaagcaagtaatttactgcgacAAATCaatattcaaaagtgtgattttgagttgagttgagtttgtgtttatttggaacatgcatgcagacaacatgatacatcacaatttccagtttctctattcaacatgttcgaaaaggagtaggaagaagcagagcgtatttaatcctacccctacttcctttacatagcagttgctaaaacttttgttcagtcctgttctcaatgtattcacaatatactccataagtaataactataaaaataaataaatacataaaaattagtgaagtaagttatatttcatatggtgagataagtacaattatctagaaaatgaatggatggattaaataaattcagaatgtttatcatggttctacttctttgtattttgtaaacattttacgtttgaagagtttcttggagTGGATtaaattagtacattgtttgatttctttgcttaatccattccataattttaatTCTACATAATGATATActgaatgttttaagtgttgtacgtgcatacaaatgttttaaattaaatttttatcTAAGATtatttttctcctcttttgttgagaagaatagttgtatattcttgggtagcagattgtaaTGTGCttagtacatcattttagctgtttgcaaattcactatgtcgtggaatttcagtattttaaattcaatgaataaagtgtttgtatgttctctatatccaacattatgtattattctaactgatcttttttgtaacaccgttaatgaataaagtgtacttttgtagttatttccccatatttctacacaacaactcagatatggtaacactagcgagcagtagagaatatgaagtgatttttggtctagaacatgttttgctttattcattattgacatgtttcttgctactttatgttgtatattttttacatgagatttccaattaattttatcatcaatcattataccgtatttttcggactataagtcgcagtttttttcatagtttgaccgggggtgcgacttatactcaggagcgccttatgtgtgaaattattaacacattaccgtaaaatatcaaataatattatttagctcattcacgtaagagactagacgtataagatttcatgggatttagcgattaggagtgacagattgtttggtaaacgtatagcatgttctatatgttatagttatttgaatgacttaccctaatatgttacgttaacataccaggcacgttctcagttggttatttatgcctcatataacgtacacttattcagcctgttgttcactattctttatttattttaaattgcctttcaaatgtctattcttggtgttgggttttatcaaataaatttcccccaaaaatgcgacttatatatgtttttttccttctttattatgcattttcggccggtgcgacttatactccggagcgacttatactccgaaaaatgcggtacctagaaatttggtttaatttactgtttcaatttctattccgtctatttgtatttgcttttgacTTTCCATTCtaatgttaccaaatagcattattttaatctGATTAATTGTTGATAACAGCATTGTGACCAAAACTAttatggttgttttttttgcagtattgtttaacttgaatgtgctcaaaaagtacgcaTACAAACTGAAAtctttagattttttaaaataactaaaacaaatagACCCACAGTTACAACACCCACaactttgcatgttttgtgtttcttatactTCACTAATAAGAGTGTTGTGGAGGGCTCTgcggtgtgactgccatcatgttgcagtctacacgtatctattatgtgtgactgccatcatgttgcagtctacacgtatctcttatgtgtgactgccatcatgttgcagtctacacgtatctcttatgtgtgactgccatcatgttgcagtctacacgtatttcttatgtgtgactgccatcatgctgcagtctacacgtatctcttatgtgtgactgccatcatgttgcagtctacacgtatcgcttatgtgtgactgccatcatgatgcagtctacacgtatctcttatgtgtgactgccatcatgttgcagtctacacgtatctcttatgtgtgactgccatcatgatgcagtctacacgtatctcttatgtgtgactgccatcatgttgcagtttagacaattctcttatgtgtgactgccatcatgttgcagtctacacattgattacttgagtcatattgcagtctacaagtatctcttatgtgtgactgccatcatgttgcagtctacacgtatcgcttatgtgtgactgccatcatgatgcagtctacacgtatctcttatgtgtgactgccatcatgttgcagtctacacgtatctcttatgtgtgactgccatcatgatgcagtctacacgtatctcttatgtgtgactgccatcatgttgcagtttagacaattctcttatgtgtgactgccatcatgttgcagtctacacattgtttacttgagtcatactgcagtctacaagtatctcttatgtgtgactgccatcctgttgcagtctacacgtatctcttatgtgtgactcccatcatgttgcagtctacacatatctcttgtgtgactgccatcatgttgcagtctacacgtatctcttatgtgtgactcccatcatgttgcagtctacacatatctcttatgtgtgactgccatcatgtggcagtctacacgtatctcttatgtgtgactgccatcatgttgcagtctacacattgtctacttgagtcatattgcagtctacacatatctcttatgtgtgactgccatcatgtagCAGTCTACATGTTTacgtgagtcatattgcagtctacacgtatctcttatgtgtgactgccatcatgttgcagtctacacatatctcttatgtgtgactgccatcatgttgcagtctacacattgTCTACTTGagccatattgcagtctacacatatctcttatgtgtgactgccatcatgtagCAGTCTacatgtttacttgagtcatattgcagtctacacatatctcttatgtgtgactgccatcatgttgcagtcaacacaaatctcttatgtgtgactgccatcatgttgcagtctacacattgtttacttgagtcatattgcagtctacacgtatatcttatgtgttactgccatgatgttgcagtctacatgttGTTTACATGAGTtgtgttgcagtctacacgtatctcttatgtgtgactgccatcatgttgcagtctacacgtatctcttatgtgtgactgcaattatgttgcagtctacacatatctcttatgtgtgactgccatcatgttgcagtctacacgtatctcttatgtgtgactgccatcatgttacagtctacatgtatctcttatgtgtgactgccatctactagtcacacttatcatttcaccatgtaccaaataaaatagcttccaggtcggtaagcacaaccaaaattattccgtacattcggcgcaccgtcgatttttgagaaaatgaaaggattttaagtgcatcttatagtccgaaaaatacggtagtaaaaaaaaaaaagaagaatttctTGACCATTCAAAACTGCTGTGCACATCGTACAGATTTCTGTACGGATCTGTAaggtttcaaaataaatactgtattcttAAGTAATGTTTGTCTTGTTTTGTATGTAATATTTTACATGACATTGGTATACAAATAAAGATGACAAAAAAGAAAATCATGGTAACAAGTTGACTGAAATGACGTGGCGTTCACACATGCATGGACCGATCGTGTCTTCCGGTACAGATCATGTAGGGACAA
This is a stretch of genomic DNA from Nerophis lumbriciformis linkage group LG14, RoL_Nlum_v2.1, whole genome shotgun sequence. It encodes these proteins:
- the LOC133616787 gene encoding protein FAM163A-like translates to MTAGTVVITGGILATVILLCIIAVLCYCRLQYYCCKKNGSDSSSNSLQHFECNACGVSGLDGPIDTPLSLSPPDPPATSKAGKAAAGRSRYCPTCSPYDSPFFLRTSDEMRNGGERITYMPTHYENQALVMPLPTGRGSLLREARRSRTPDFYSNTGAISTQV